From the Streptococcus oralis ATCC 35037 genome, one window contains:
- the trmB gene encoding tRNA (guanosine(46)-N7)-methyltransferase TrmB: MRVRNRKGATELLEANPQYVVLNPLEAKGKWRDLFGNDHPIHVEVGSGKGAFVSGMAKQNPDINYIGIDIQKSVLSYALDKVLEVGVPNIKLLWVDGSDLTDYFEDGEIDRLYLNFSDPWPKKRHEKRRLTYKSFLDTFKRILPENGEIHFKTDNRGLFEYSLVSFSQYGMKLNGVWLDLHASDFEGNVMTEYEQKFSSKGQVIYRVEAEF, translated from the coding sequence ATGAGAGTTAGAAATCGTAAAGGGGCGACAGAATTACTAGAGGCCAATCCTCAGTATGTGGTCCTCAATCCCTTAGAAGCAAAAGGGAAATGGCGAGACTTGTTTGGAAATGATCATCCTATTCATGTTGAGGTTGGAAGTGGGAAAGGGGCCTTCGTATCAGGAATGGCCAAACAAAACCCTGACATCAACTACATCGGGATTGATATTCAAAAGTCGGTATTGAGTTATGCCTTGGACAAGGTGCTTGAAGTTGGAGTGCCCAACATCAAGTTGCTGTGGGTAGATGGTTCAGATTTGACTGACTACTTTGAAGACGGTGAGATTGATCGTCTCTACCTAAACTTTTCAGATCCCTGGCCTAAAAAACGCCATGAAAAACGTCGTTTGACTTACAAGAGTTTCTTGGATACCTTCAAGCGCATCTTGCCTGAGAATGGGGAAATCCATTTCAAGACAGACAATCGTGGCTTGTTTGAGTACAGTCTAGTGAGCTTTTCTCAGTATGGGATGAAGCTCAATGGCGTCTGGCTAGACTTGCATGCCAGTGATTTTGAAGGCAATGTCATGACAGAATATGAGCAAAAATTCTCCAGCAAAGGTCAAGTGATCTACCGAGTTGAGGCAGAATTTTAA
- the ccrZ gene encoding cell cycle regulator CcrZ → MDLGDNELTLTPIPGKSGKAYMGSYPDGKRVFVKMNTSPILPGLAREQIAPQLLWTRRLPDGRDMCAQEWLTGKILTPYDMNRKQIINILNRLHRSRPLMKQLSRLGYTMETPVDLLRSWQQGVPEILKQNHYLNSVIAELGKTVPGFREDHATIVHGDLRHSNWIETESGLVYLVDWDSVRLTDRMFDVAHLLCHYIPDHQWRQWLRDYGYKYNQTVLDKLYWYGQYSYLNQIAKYSENQDLDNVNREIYALRVFRDKYGKKR, encoded by the coding sequence ATGGACTTGGGTGATAATGAGCTAACGCTGACCCCTATCCCTGGGAAGAGCGGCAAAGCTTATATGGGAAGCTACCCTGATGGGAAGCGCGTCTTTGTAAAAATGAACACCTCTCCAATCCTACCTGGCCTAGCCAGAGAACAAATCGCTCCTCAATTACTATGGACTCGTCGTTTGCCAGATGGCCGTGATATGTGCGCTCAGGAATGGCTGACGGGCAAAATCTTGACCCCTTACGATATGAATCGCAAGCAGATTATTAATATCTTGAACCGCCTTCACCGCTCGCGTCCCTTGATGAAGCAGTTGAGCCGTTTGGGATATACCATGGAAACACCAGTTGATTTGCTACGTTCTTGGCAGCAAGGAGTTCCAGAAATCTTGAAGCAGAACCACTATTTGAACAGTGTGATTGCTGAGTTAGGTAAGACGGTTCCAGGTTTTAGGGAAGACCATGCAACGATTGTGCATGGAGATCTTCGTCATAGTAATTGGATTGAGACAGAGAGTGGACTCGTTTATCTAGTGGATTGGGATTCGGTTCGTCTGACGGATCGTATGTTTGATGTGGCGCATTTGCTATGCCACTACATTCCAGATCATCAGTGGCGCCAATGGTTGAGAGACTACGGCTATAAGTACAATCAGACAGTGTTAGATAAATTGTATTGGTATGGTCAGTATTCTTACTTGAACCAGATTGCCAAATACTCTGAAAATCAAGATTTAGACAATGTAAACCGGGAGATTTACGCCTTGCGCGTCTTCCGTGACAAGTATGGAAAGAAGAGATGA